ATTGTTATCTGTAATACAAAAATCAATTTCCGTAAGGTCAGCAACTTTGGCAAAATTAACTTTACCAATTTTGCTATGATCTGTAAGTAACAAGGTATGTCTGGCATTAGTAATCATCATTCGTTTTATACGCGCTTCAGTAAGGTTAGGGGTGGTTATAATTCCATTATTCAGATCCAAACCATTTGTCCCAATAAATGCTTTGTCAATTCTAATCATGTTGAGTGCCTGCTCAGCGAAGGGCCCGACCAATGCTGAGGTTTCCCTCCGTAAATTGCCTCCTAGCAACATCACTTCTAAACCTGTATCTGCTAATTCCTGCATGATAATAATAGAGTTGGTCACTATCGAAAGGTTGGAAAAAGTTTTTAACTTTTTTACAAGCTCATAGGTAGAGGTTCCGGAATCTAATAGAATAGCATCTCCGGGGTTAATGAATTCTACTGCTTTTTTTGCAATGGCTTTTTTTTCTTCAATATAATCCTTTTTTCTCTCCCCAATAGATTCCTCGAAGCTAACAGGTTGTAGGAGAATAGCGCCGCCATGGGTCCTTTTTATATTATCTGTTTCCTCAAGTTCCTTTAGGTCTCTCCGTATCGTTGAATCCGAAACCTTAAACTGACGGCTTAAATCGTGTACAGATGCCCGTGACATATGACGCAAGTATTCAAGAATTTGAGATTTGCGTTCTTCCATAAACATTGTAATCACACACCTTTCTCCTTCTTCCTATTATTATAATCGATTTTTGTGGATGAAAGAAAAGCAATCATTAGATTTCAAGGTATAGGAGGACTGATCCAATGCTCATTTGTTAATAAATGAGCGTAAATAATCATAGAGTTGTATGGGTTTTAGTAACCATAAAAACTAGTGTCCACTTGATTAATGCTGAAAATACAAGTGTTTATTAAATATTTTAAATTTTTCGAAAAATCATTGACAAAAATTATTCGTGCATATATCATCATTAATAAGCAAAAATAATCAACTAGTATATGCTATAGATGGAAAACAAATCAAATAGTATTTATTTATACTCGGTTGGTGGGAAGGGGGGTAATAATCCTAATTTTGTAAGCGTTTTATAAGAAACGATTATGTAAGGAGGAAGGAAAGATATGAAGGTAAGGTATAAGAGCTTTTCTGTAGTGTTGATGGGACTATTACTACTTTTTACGACTGCTTGCGGAGTGAGCAATGAAACTTCTGGGCAAGGGGGCGAAAGCGCTGACAATTCTGGGGGTGAAAAGCTGAAAATCGGCTTAACGTTAAATAACCTGGCTAATCCGTTTTTCGTTTCGATGAGTGAAGCAGCGGAATCCTATGCTGAAGAGATGGGTGCTGAAATTATCGTTCAGGCTGCTGATGCAGACTTAGCGAAACAAACCTCCCAAATTGAAAATTTTATAACCCAGGGTGTGGACTTGATTTTACTTAATGCTGTTGACTCTGAAGGGATCGCAGGTGCTGTTGCACAGGCGGATGCCGCCGGTATTCCTGTTATAGCTGTTGATGTAGGGGCAGACGGTGGGATAGAGTCGACGGTTACCTCTGATAACTATCAAGCAGGTGTCCTTGCTGCTGAATCTATCATTGAGGACCTTAATGGAAAAGGAAATGTAGTTGTGATTGATGGGCCTCCTGTAACCGCTGTAAAAGATCGAATTGCCGGGTTTGAAGATACCATAAAGGATACGGACATCAAAGTGATTGCTAAACAAAACGGGGAAGGAAATCGAGAACAAGGGTTAAAGGTTATGGAAGGCATTCTGCAGGCCAATGAACCTGGTACGATTGACGCCGTTTTTGCTAATAACGACCCTGTGGCTATAGGGGCTGAAATAGCTCAACAGCAGGCAGACCGCCAAGATGAATTTTATATCGTAGGTGTCGATGGATCGCCTGATGTGATCGAAGCGATGAACAAGGAAGGAAGTTCTATTGCTGGTACATCCGCACAATACCCAGACAAAATGGTTAAAAAAGCTATGGATATAGGGATAAAAGTTTTAGAAGGTGAATCTGTAGATGAAGTGGTCAAAATTCCAGTTGATCTAATTACACAGGAGAATATAGATTCATATTCTGGCTGGTAAGAGTTCCAAACCTCCATGCAAGGTCCTTCTGTTAAGGACCTTGCATGAATCTGGGAAAGGGTGTGGAAGTTCATGCTTACAAATGAAAAAGTAAGAACATCTGATGTTACGGTAGAACCTGTCCTCAGTATGGAAGGGATATGCAAAACTTTTTCAGGTGTTACCGTTTTGAAAGATGTCAATATCGACCTTTATCCCGGTGAAGTACACGCTTTAATGGGAGAAAACGGTGCAGGAAAATCAACGTTAATGAAAATATTGTCTGGTATTTATACCCCAGACCAAGAAAGCGGTGCAATTACGTACAAGGGTGAACAAATTTCTTGGAAAGACCCGCTCCACGCAAGGCAAAAAGGGATCAGTGTCATCCATCAAGAGCTGAACCTCTCCTCGAACCTCTCAATCAGTGAAAATATTTTAATGGGGACGAAGTATCCAAGAAATAAACTTGGTATGGTTAAGTGGGGGGAAGTACATAATCGTGCCAGGGAAGTATTAGCTTCCATGGGACTGGATTTAAACCCAGAAGTCTTAGTTTCTTCACTCAGTACTGCGCAGCAGCAAATGGTTGAGATAGCAAGAGCGCTTTCATACAATGCAGAGTTGTTGATTATGGATGAACCGACAGCTTCTTTAACAGATAAAGAGATTGATCGGTTATTCCAAATTATCAAAGATTTAAAGAAAAATAGGGTAGCTATTGTATACATCTCACATCGTATGGACGAAATTTTTAAAATTTCTGACCGTTATACTGTTTTAAGAGATGGAGAATGGATTCAAAGTGGACCAATTGGCGAAACAAACCCAGATCACTTAGTAAGTTTAATGGTTGGCCGTGATATGAAAGACCTTTTTCAAAGAACATCTAGTAACTATATAAAAACAGAAATGGCTAAACCAGCATTAGAAGTTAGAAACTTGAGTGATTCTACCTTTGTTAAAGATCTTTCTTTTAAAATTTATCCTGGTGAAATCGTAGGTTTTGCCGGATTAGTAGGGGCCGGGCGTACAGAATTGGTCAGGTCAATATTTGGTGTTTCTAATATTCAGGATGGTGAAGTCTATATCCAAGGAAAGCAGGTGTACATTAAGTCCCCTATAGATGCGATTAAATATGGGCTTGCTCTCGTGCCGGAAAGCAGAAAGGAACAAGGATTGTTTCTGGATATGTCTGTAAAAGAAAATATTTTAATGGCCAAATTAGACACATTTATAAAAAAAGGAAAGATCAACTGGAAGGCGTTAGATCTTTCAGCTGAGCAATATATTCAAAACTTGAGAATTAAAACTGCTTCAGCCGACCAAATTATCTCGGGATTAAGCGGCGGTAATCAGCAAAAAGCTGTAATCGCAAGATGGCTCTCGACCAATCCAAAAGTATTGCTTTTAGATGAACCTACACGTGGTGTTGACATTGGAGCTAAAACCGAAATACACAAGATCATATCTGAACTTGCTGATCAAGGTCTTGCTGTATTAATGATTTCATCTGAGCTTCCTGAAATCATGGGAGTAAGTGACCGAATTTGTGTGATGCATGAGGGACGTATTATGGGAGAACTGCACAAATCGGAAGCAACACAGGAGAAGATTATGAATCTTGCCACAGGGGGGAAAGGAAAATGAGATCCACTTTGTCACCAAATCCACAGCCAAACACCCAGTCAAATACACAACCAGGATTTAACATCGCACACAGTCTGTCACTTCTATGGAACCGCCTTGGAATGATTATTATTCTTGTTTTGTTATGTATAGTGATGACGATCATCGCACCCAACTTTTTAGAAACTTCTAACATGACCAATATCCTAAAACAAGTTTCCGTAATTGCTATTTTGGCAGCTGGTATGACGATTGTCATTTTGACTGGCGGAATTGATTTGTCTGTAGGTTCGATTGTGGCTCTATCAGGAGTTGTTTCTGTAATGGCTTCCCAAGCTGGGGTCAACCCTATTTTAGCTATGATGCTTGGTATAGGAGCAGGGTATGTCATTGGTTTTATTAATGGCTTTTTTACAGCGAAAATTGGGTTACCGGCCTTTATTGTAACATTGGGTAGTATGACTTACGTCAGGGGACTTGCCTATGTATCAAGTGGAGGTTACCCTGTGGTCCTTGAATCGAGTGTATTTAAGTTTATCGGTGCAGGTTCTATTCTTTCCATTCCAACACCTATTTATATCATGTTATTTGTATATATTATCATGTTTTTCGTTTTGAAATATTCCATGTTTGGCCGTCACATCTATGCCATCGGAGGTAATGAAGAAGCAGCCAGACTAACAGGGATCAAAGTTAAGAAAACACTTATCAATGTTTATTCGATCAGCGGCCTGCTCGCCGGGTTAGGTGGAGTAGTCCTTGCAGGCCGTCTTTATTCCGGTCAGCCTACAGCAGGGAATATGTATGAATTAGATGCTATTGCGGCTGTTATTTTAGGGGGATCAAAACTGACGGGCGGCTCTGGAAGAATCCAAGGGACGATTATTGGAGTTTTGATTATGGGGGTCATCACAAACGGACTGACTCTCATGGATGTTAGTTACTATTGGCAGCTGGTTGTAAAAGGCGGGGTTATTATATCTGCTGTATTAATTGATCGGTTACGTTCCTAATGTATCTTATTTATCCTATTTAAGGAGAGTGGGAAATTGATAAAAAGAACAGGGAAATGGCTGTTAGTCTTTCTGACCTGTTTCATTGTTGTATGTCTGCCATTTACTTTAGCCATTGCCGAAGAGAATGGTTATTATGATGAACCACATCGCAATCAATACCATTTTTCCCCTGAAGCTAATTGGATGAATGATCCGAATGGAATGGTTTATTACGAAGGGGAGTACCATTTATTTTATCAGTACCATCCATATGGGAATACATGGGGGCCGATGCATTGGGGCCACGCAGTAAGTAAAGACCTTGTAAGTTGGGAACACTTGCCGATTGCTCTTTTTCCAGATGAACATGGCTCCATCTTTTCTGGAAGCGCTGTCATAGATTGGGATAATACAGCTGGTTTTGGAAAAGAGGCAATGGTAGCCATTTTTACTCACTCAGGACCGGACGGGCAGGTACAGAGTCTAGCTTATAGCCTTGATAATGGAAGAAGCTGGGATAAATATGAGGGGAATCCGGTGATGCCAGATCCACCCGTTGCAGACTGGAGAGATCCAAAGGTCTTTTGGCATGAAGAATCAAGTCAGTGGGTTATGTCTCTAGCGGCTAAAGATAAGATTATGTTCTATAACTCCCCTAACTTAAAGGATTGGGAATATGCCAGCGAGTTTGGACCTGATGGAGGTATTCAAGCAAACAGTCTAGATAGGGTCTCTTATGCCGTGTCAGCTGACAAAGGCGGTGCATTTACCTATGAGGGTGACATCACCCTCCATAAAAAGAATGGCAGAGAAGGAGAAGGAGGGCTGGTATTTCGTTCTGATAAGGATGCTCAAAACGGTTATGTTGTCCGCTTAGATGCAAAAAGCGATACAGTAATATTAAGTAAGAATGTGGAAGGAATAAATGAGGAAATGACTCGTCACTCGATGAAGTTCGACACTTTTGCTACCTATCATTTGAAGGTTGTTGTAGAAGAAGAACGGATACAGGTTTATGTTGATGAACAGCTTGTCGTTGACCAAGAAGACAGCACGTTTGAAAATGGTTTCTTTGGTTTAACCGCAGAAAGCTCAACAGCGAGCTTTCGTAACGTAGAATTTGAGAATACATCAAATTTTTTAACAAACCTATCTAGCTGGAATCCCATAAATGGCACATGGAAGAACTCTTTAGCTGGGAAAACGGGAGCGTATGAAGGTGATGCCTTTACAATTAGTGAAGAAACTACAGATAATTTTTTGTATGAAGCGGATATAAAAATTTCTGAACATAACGGCGGGGGAGCTGGAGCACTGGTTTTCCGTGCTGATGATCTTGCAGAAAACGGGTATTTCGCGAATATTGATGCCTTACATGATGTCATGAAAGTCATGAAAATTGAAAATGGGGAGATTAGTGTACTAGCTGAAAAGTCCGTACAGGTTGATACCGAACACACCTATCACATAAAGGTAGCGGCATTTGATGAAAACATTAAAGTCTATTTAGATGGAACGCTAGTACATGATTTAAATGACGGATCTTTTTCAAGTGGTAAATTAGGGTTAAATGTATGGAATTCCTCGACTTTATTCCAGAATGTCCAAAAAGGGAAAAACATTCATACAGATCGGAATACCATTGTTAACCCTGATTTTGAAACAGGGGATCTAACTGGATGGCAGCCGGTAAACGGAAATGCCTTCACAAATGATCATGTTACAGACGTCACCGATTATTGGGGAGGGTCATTTGACCAGCAGGGAAATTATCATTTATGGGGTTTTTCCGATCAACAGGAGGGAGATCGTGCGACAGGCGAGCTGCATTCTTCTTATTTTAAGCTTGGTGGATCGGGCGAAATTAATTTCTTATTAGGTGGAGGGGATGACCTCAGTAATCGTTATGTTTCTTTAATGAGGGCTGCTGATGATCAGGAGTTAATTCGTCAGGCGAACTCCAAATTTAACAATGATGAAACATATAAACGGTATAGATGGGATGCTTCGGAATTTATCGGAGAAATTCTTTATATTAAAGCTGTTGATCAGTCTACGAGCGGCTGGGGGCATATAAACCTTGACGATTTCCATGTTTACAATGAAGGCCCAATGCCAACAGACGTTGATCAAGTGGCAGAAGAGCCAAAAAGTGATAAAATTCGTCAAAGTGGAACGATAAAAGACTGGTCTGCGATCACCGGTGAATGGGTGCCTTCCACACATGGGAGTAATGGGGGGATTTGGGAATGTCCTACCTTAGTAGAGCTTCCTATTGATGGAGATCCGACTAACACGAAATGGGTCCTGCAAGTGAGCATTAATGATGGTGCCCCGGCTGGGGGGTCAGGAATGCAGTACTTTGTTGGAGACTTTGATGGAAAAACCTTTACAAATGAAAATCCTTCCGAAGAAATTCTGTGGACCGATTATGGAGCTGATTTTTATGCAGCTGTAGACTGGAACGGAATTGAAGGCGAGAATGGTGAAAAATATTGGCTGGGCTGGATGAGTAACTGGCAGTATGCGAACCATACACCAACGACTACTTGGAGAGGCTCAGGGACACTCCCACGTAAAATGGAACTTACTCAGACAGATGAAGGTTCTCGTTTGAAGCAAACACCAATTTCTCTTAATAGCATACAGGATAATAGCAACGCAATCTCTTATCAGAATAAAAAAGCTTCAGAACTCAATAATCTTCTGACTGAATTTTCTGGAGATTCGTATGAGCTGATTGCTGAATTTGATATTTCAAATACGAATGCAAAAGAGTTTGGGTTTAAAATCCGTAAAGGAGAAGAAGAACATACAACGATAGGATATGAAGTCGATGATAAGACGCTGTTTGTGGATCGTACTCATTCCGGTACTTTCGATTATGGCAGCAATGTATTAGAGAAGCATAAAGGCCCTTTATCTATAGAAAATGAGACTGTGAAAATGCATATTTTTATCGATCGTTCATCTATAGAAGTATTTGGGAACAATGGGGAAACAGTGATTACTGATCAAATCTTCCCTGATCCGTCTAGTCAAGGATTAGAAGTTTATAGCAATACAGGTGACGTCACTTTAAAATCGTTGGATATATACCCGTTGAATAGTATTTGGAAAGAAAAAAGCGGGTTTCAGTCTAAGCTGACAAGCTGGAAACCGATCTCAGGGAATTGGGCAGATACGATGGATGGAAAACAAGGGCAAAGCAGCGGTGATTCTTTCATTCTTTCTGACGAGACGGGGAGTGACTTTAAGTATGAGGCCGACATCAAAATTCTCGATTCAGATTCACACCCGGATGATCCTAGTAAAGATTTAGTCGGAAACATAGTGGGGGCAGGTGCCTTGGTCTTTCGATCAGATTCGTCAGGTGAGAATTCGTATGGGGTCAATATTGATGCGAAACATAATCAGGTGAAACTTACTAAATTTACTAATGGCATCGGTACAGACTTAGCGGCCTACAACCACGGAAATATAAAAACTAATAAAAGCTATCGCTTAAAAGTGGACGTTTCAGGTGATCACATAAAAGCTTATTTAGATAACAACCTGGTGATTGATACAAGAGATCAGTCATATAAAGAAGGACACTTAGGTCTGAACGTATGGGATGCAACGGTTTTATTTAATAAAGTGAAATTCAAACCAAATAAAAAATCACAAGAATAAATAAAGAATATGGCAGAACCATCGAATTGAACTATCAAGTCTTCAATGGCAGCTCCTTGATTGAACAGTACCCCTAAAAATGGACAGTTTAATATAAGGTACTAGGCTGCTAATAGGTGACCTCGGTATTGTACCGGGGTCATTTTTTGTAAGGACCCCTGTTATCGACGATGATGTAATACTCCATATATTCTTCAATAGCTTGCTTGACTTCAAATACAGATGAACACGCCTTGAGGTCCCATCTCTCATGTGCCCAAAAAAGGACTCCATCGGGGGCATTATCCCAACAGTTACCGCGCGAGACATCGACTGATCTAAGCCTATTACTTACTCCTCGTAAATCCCTTTTCCTTAGCTGTTTAAAAAAGTTATGAGCTTATTCTTCACGAGAAATTTTATTACCTCATTCCGCTCAATTTCTTCCACCTTTTCTTCTATGCGCCCCCCCTTATTTCCTTTGAATGTCAGCGCCTCTTAACATGTTTCTAAACCTATTTGTTTAGTGATATTTGAGCTACATCTTAGGGCTAGATTAGGTCCCATCATGGTGGTTTGAGTGTTATGTGAATAAATAAGATCTTTCTGCTGTATCTAATGGCCGCTGGTTACCGAGAAAAGAATCCCCATTTAAATAACTTTTTAATTCTGCAAAGTCCGTTCGTGTGGAGAGGCAATATAAGGTGCTCGAACAAATAAATCTTTTGAAAGAAGTATGTCTGGACTATTGTCGTATAAATAAGCCGTTTTTAGCAGTCCTTCCATCCCGGAGACTATTTCTATGAATTCAACTGCTTCCTTAAATACAATTCTTCCTGTCAAATGAATGCGGTAGCGTGTTACTTTTGTTAGGTTGACGATACATGGTTAGATGGTATAGGTTAAACAATTATAGAACGATTATGGATACTCCCCATCCATAGCTTCCTAGAAAGGGGAATTCTGAAGTGAATAGCATTCAAAGCCGTTTGTTGCTCATGTTGGTCATCTTTATCCTTCTCCCCTATTTTTTATCTGTGCTGCTCATTTATGGCTACACTAAAAATAGTGTAGAAAAGCATGAACTTGCCAATAGCCAGGGGCAGATAGAAGATAGCTCAGAGGAATTGCAGCAATACCTTAATGAAATGTTGAGTCTCCCTTACCTATTGTATCGTGACGAGGATTTGTTCCGTATTTTTAAAAATGAAGTGGAAGATTCCAGTTATTTAGAAAAAAGTATTCAGAATTTTTACTTGATGCGTAAGGAAATCCGTCAAGTGCGTTTCTATATGGATAAAGGAAACGAGTCATTCACTGTTTATAACGCTATGGTAAGTGCTCGTAAATCAAAGCCTGATTTCTTAAAGCAACCTTATATTAAACAACTATACAAATCGAATGTCAAACATATCATTGAGCCGCCACATCCCATAGAGAATTATAATAATGCAGCAATGGTGCCACAATCTGATCAAACAAAAGTAATTACCCTTCATCATAAAATGACCAATGTATTTACGGAGGAATTTCTGGGGGTCATCTCTATGGATGTTGAACTGAATAAAATTGCTCAAATTGCCAATGACTTGATGGAAGAAAAAGAGGAGTCTGTGTACCTCTTAAATGAAAATGATCAAGTGATTTACAGTAGTGACACTGAGCTGATCGGCCACCCTGCTTCTACAAAGTTAAAAACACAGCTGCAACAAGAAGAGGGGGAGAACGAGGATATCCTCCTATCTAAAACATTATCAGCCCCATTAAATGAATGGAAAATAGTGAAAGTCACCCCTAGAGAAGTTCTGTTCCATGAGGTGCGACAAACCGCTTATAAAAGTATTGTGGTCGGTTTAGGAGTTGGAGTCTTAGGGTTTATAATGATCAGTGTGATTACCTATAAAATCACTCATCCGATAAGGCGACTTACCAAAAAGGTGCGTACCATTGACGGTGGTCATACCAAGGTGCCTTTTGATGACAGAAGAAATGATGAGATCGGTTATTTGGAAAAGCATATGAAAGATATGATGGACCGCATTAACCTCCACATTGACCGGGAATATAAGCTGGAAATTGAAAATAAGGAAAACCAGTTAAGAGCCTTAAAGTCACAAGTGAATCCGCATTTCCTATTCAATGCTCTTCAATCCATCGGTGCTGTGGCTTTAAGATCAAATGCTCCAAATGTGTATCAGCTGGTGATATCATTATCAAAGATGATGCGATATTCTATGCAAGCGAACGAATGGGTAAAAGTCAAAGAGGAGATAAACTATATAGAAAGCTACCTTTCCCTGCAAATGGAACGGTTCCGTCATGATATTCATTATTCCATTGAGATAAGTCCTAAGGTATTGGAAATGAAGATTCCCAGCGTAATTCTGCAGCCACTTGTTGAGAATTTCTTTAAGCACAGTTACGAAGAGGGGTTTACCGATGCCCATTTAAGAATTTCCGGGAAAATGAAACGCGAATTCCTTTATTTTATAGTAGAAGATGATGGAGCAAGCCTGTCAGACAATGAACTTCAAGCATTAAGAAAAAACATTTATACATCTTCTCACAAAGGGGCGTACGCAAAAGAACATATTGGTCTGAAAAATATCAAAGATCGGCTGGTTCTTAATTACGGAGAAAAAGCGGGGATGAAAGTGGATACGAATCAAGGACAGGGTTTTACAGTGGAGATTTTCATCCCTGTCGATAACAAGATTACTGAATAACTCTCCCCAGTGGGAATTCGTTTTATAGAAGGAGGAAAAAGGTGTGAAGGTGTTAATTGTTGACGATGAAGTGAATGTACTTGAAGTCATTCGATTTTTAGGTGAATGGGAAACTCACGGTGTAACGGAGATCTTAGAAGCTAGTCAAGGGGAAGAAGCAAAAACAATTATAGAAGAAGAAAATCCAGAAATCGTTTTTACGGATATTAAAATGCCTGGTATGAACGGAATGGAACTCATCCAATGGCTGAATTCTATCTCCTACCAAGGGAAAGTCATCTTAATAACGGGGTATAATGACTACTCTTTCATGCGCCAAGCCATTAAACACAATAGTTTTGATTATTTGTTGAAGCCTATCGAAGCAGACGCTTTCAATGAAACTTTGAAGGAGGCTGTCGAGACCTGGAAGAAGGAAGAGCAGGAACGTCAATCAGATGAACCGCTGGATGAGGACTACGTAAAATTAAGGTTGGACCAGATTGTCACGGCAGCTTGCATGGGAGAACCTTTCGACGTGAATGATCTCCTGCCCTCACTGCCAGCAACTGAGGTTTATGAAATGACATTGCTTTCTTTTTATCACATGCATCATGCTGAACCGTACATAAAATCATTGGCTGATAAACTCATAGAGCAAAAATTAGGAAATGCATTCTCGCTTCAAAACGACCGTAACCTTTGTCTTGTTTTAACTTTGGAGAATGAATGGGTCACGGTAGAAGAATGGATGAGCGAGAATTTTGATATCCCTGTTCGTCTTGTGACCAGCGAACACCCACAGCCCTTAAGGAAGCTATCAAGTTCGTTCCGGGATCTACAGGTAGCCTTGGACCATCATCAATACCGGTCTATTCATCGCCTAGAAGATTTGAATAACGCTCGCCGTATGAAGGACATCGTGTCCTATGTTGACACCTATTATATGGAAGAGTTGAGTTTGGAAAAATTATCAAATTTATTTTTCTTCAGTCGTGAGCATATCTCCCGTAAGTTCAAACAGGAGACCGGTCTACCTTTGTCAAAATACGTAACGAAACTTAGAATCCACCAGGCGAAATGCTGGTTAAGAGATACGGATGAAACGATTTATTGTATCTCCTTATTGCTGGGTTATCAGGATGAGAAGTACTTTTCCAAACTGTTCAAAAAAGTGACAGGTTTAACACCTTTCGAGTTTAGAAACAGGAACAAAATGAAATGGCAAGAAGAACATTCAGCTTATGTGTAAAAACTCTGAGGTGATGGAATGACAAAAAAGATTCTTCATATCGGTTTAATTGGTCTGCTTCTTTCTGCATGCCAGTCAAATTCTCCAGTAGAGGAAGTGACAAAAGAACCACAAAAAGTCACCCTGAAAATTCGGAACCCTAAAATCGAAATTGCCTCCCCTTTTGAACGGATGGTTCGTGTTTATGAAGAAGAGCATCCCGGTGTCGAAATCGAAGTTCATACAGTAGGAGGGGCACTAGATGATTTCTCTGACTTGAAAGCCCAGATGGCGGCTGGAGAGGGGCCG
Above is a window of Pseudalkalibacillus hwajinpoensis DNA encoding:
- a CDS encoding response regulator transcription factor, whose translation is MKVLIVDDEVNVLEVIRFLGEWETHGVTEILEASQGEEAKTIIEEENPEIVFTDIKMPGMNGMELIQWLNSISYQGKVILITGYNDYSFMRQAIKHNSFDYLLKPIEADAFNETLKEAVETWKKEEQERQSDEPLDEDYVKLRLDQIVTAACMGEPFDVNDLLPSLPATEVYEMTLLSFYHMHHAEPYIKSLADKLIEQKLGNAFSLQNDRNLCLVLTLENEWVTVEEWMSENFDIPVRLVTSEHPQPLRKLSSSFRDLQVALDHHQYRSIHRLEDLNNARRMKDIVSYVDTYYMEELSLEKLSNLFFFSREHISRKFKQETGLPLSKYVTKLRIHQAKCWLRDTDETIYCISLLLGYQDEKYFSKLFKKVTGLTPFEFRNRNKMKWQEEHSAYV
- a CDS encoding DeoR/GlpR family DNA-binding transcription regulator translates to MFMEERKSQILEYLRHMSRASVHDLSRQFKVSDSTIRRDLKELEETDNIKRTHGGAILLQPVSFEESIGERKKDYIEEKKAIAKKAVEFINPGDAILLDSGTSTYELVKKLKTFSNLSIVTNSIIIMQELADTGLEVMLLGGNLRRETSALVGPFAEQALNMIRIDKAFIGTNGLDLNNGIITTPNLTEARIKRMMITNARHTLLLTDHSKIGKVNFAKVADLTEIDFCITDNNVPANFEEKMNSYNVNVHMVKV
- a CDS encoding GH32 C-terminal domain-containing protein; the encoded protein is MRAADDQELIRQANSKFNNDETYKRYRWDASEFIGEILYIKAVDQSTSGWGHINLDDFHVYNEGPMPTDVDQVAEEPKSDKIRQSGTIKDWSAITGEWVPSTHGSNGGIWECPTLVELPIDGDPTNTKWVLQVSINDGAPAGGSGMQYFVGDFDGKTFTNENPSEEILWTDYGADFYAAVDWNGIEGENGEKYWLGWMSNWQYANHTPTTTWRGSGTLPRKMELTQTDEGSRLKQTPISLNSIQDNSNAISYQNKKASELNNLLTEFSGDSYELIAEFDISNTNAKEFGFKIRKGEEEHTTIGYEVDDKTLFVDRTHSGTFDYGSNVLEKHKGPLSIENETVKMHIFIDRSSIEVFGNNGETVITDQIFPDPSSQGLEVYSNTGDVTLKSLDIYPLNSIWKEKSGFQSKLTSWKPISGNWADTMDGKQGQSSGDSFILSDETGSDFKYEADIKILDSDSHPDDPSKDLVGNIVGAGALVFRSDSSGENSYGVNIDAKHNQVKLTKFTNGIGTDLAAYNHGNIKTNKSYRLKVDVSGDHIKAYLDNNLVIDTRDQSYKEGHLGLNVWDATVLFNKVKFKPNKKSQE
- a CDS encoding substrate-binding domain-containing protein codes for the protein MKVRYKSFSVVLMGLLLLFTTACGVSNETSGQGGESADNSGGEKLKIGLTLNNLANPFFVSMSEAAESYAEEMGAEIIVQAADADLAKQTSQIENFITQGVDLILLNAVDSEGIAGAVAQADAAGIPVIAVDVGADGGIESTVTSDNYQAGVLAAESIIEDLNGKGNVVVIDGPPVTAVKDRIAGFEDTIKDTDIKVIAKQNGEGNREQGLKVMEGILQANEPGTIDAVFANNDPVAIGAEIAQQQADRQDEFYIVGVDGSPDVIEAMNKEGSSIAGTSAQYPDKMVKKAMDIGIKVLEGESVDEVVKIPVDLITQENIDSYSGW
- a CDS encoding sugar ABC transporter ATP-binding protein, whose product is MLTNEKVRTSDVTVEPVLSMEGICKTFSGVTVLKDVNIDLYPGEVHALMGENGAGKSTLMKILSGIYTPDQESGAITYKGEQISWKDPLHARQKGISVIHQELNLSSNLSISENILMGTKYPRNKLGMVKWGEVHNRAREVLASMGLDLNPEVLVSSLSTAQQQMVEIARALSYNAELLIMDEPTASLTDKEIDRLFQIIKDLKKNRVAIVYISHRMDEIFKISDRYTVLRDGEWIQSGPIGETNPDHLVSLMVGRDMKDLFQRTSSNYIKTEMAKPALEVRNLSDSTFVKDLSFKIYPGEIVGFAGLVGAGRTELVRSIFGVSNIQDGEVYIQGKQVYIKSPIDAIKYGLALVPESRKEQGLFLDMSVKENILMAKLDTFIKKGKINWKALDLSAEQYIQNLRIKTASADQIISGLSGGNQQKAVIARWLSTNPKVLLLDEPTRGVDIGAKTEIHKIISELADQGLAVLMISSELPEIMGVSDRICVMHEGRIMGELHKSEATQEKIMNLATGGKGK
- a CDS encoding cache domain-containing sensor histidine kinase; its protein translation is MNSIQSRLLLMLVIFILLPYFLSVLLIYGYTKNSVEKHELANSQGQIEDSSEELQQYLNEMLSLPYLLYRDEDLFRIFKNEVEDSSYLEKSIQNFYLMRKEIRQVRFYMDKGNESFTVYNAMVSARKSKPDFLKQPYIKQLYKSNVKHIIEPPHPIENYNNAAMVPQSDQTKVITLHHKMTNVFTEEFLGVISMDVELNKIAQIANDLMEEKEESVYLLNENDQVIYSSDTELIGHPASTKLKTQLQQEEGENEDILLSKTLSAPLNEWKIVKVTPREVLFHEVRQTAYKSIVVGLGVGVLGFIMISVITYKITHPIRRLTKKVRTIDGGHTKVPFDDRRNDEIGYLEKHMKDMMDRINLHIDREYKLEIENKENQLRALKSQVNPHFLFNALQSIGAVALRSNAPNVYQLVISLSKMMRYSMQANEWVKVKEEINYIESYLSLQMERFRHDIHYSIEISPKVLEMKIPSVILQPLVENFFKHSYEEGFTDAHLRISGKMKREFLYFIVEDDGASLSDNELQALRKNIYTSSHKGAYAKEHIGLKNIKDRLVLNYGEKAGMKVDTNQGQGFTVEIFIPVDNKITE
- a CDS encoding ABC transporter permease; translated protein: MRSTLSPNPQPNTQSNTQPGFNIAHSLSLLWNRLGMIIILVLLCIVMTIIAPNFLETSNMTNILKQVSVIAILAAGMTIVILTGGIDLSVGSIVALSGVVSVMASQAGVNPILAMMLGIGAGYVIGFINGFFTAKIGLPAFIVTLGSMTYVRGLAYVSSGGYPVVLESSVFKFIGAGSILSIPTPIYIMLFVYIIMFFVLKYSMFGRHIYAIGGNEEAARLTGIKVKKTLINVYSISGLLAGLGGVVLAGRLYSGQPTAGNMYELDAIAAVILGGSKLTGGSGRIQGTIIGVLIMGVITNGLTLMDVSYYWQLVVKGGVIISAVLIDRLRS